In a single window of the Marinobacter bohaiensis genome:
- a CDS encoding EAL domain-containing protein, with protein MPEPHSPRVRKWIWLPFVLFLGLGVYGFLLNLSPALGAHALPLQPSSLLPETGDDIFQPHIAFRKANLDQVLAHDDWLSGSGWQTLPDFREGLGYLQSPATFRITLQNPDPEPLSLLLQIEAPSLDRVRAVAIPEDGQPERLPTLGDQAPFAERIVKLPELIWPIVLGGHSYTTLLFEVNNAGPTLFPFSVTRPEHLLSEVGSRIAWKAALYGVLLFALVFDIALLLTLRSMAAAWLTCLLTSVLFTQLCVDGFGLWLIWPNMPALGSLLSPMIALSAVALIRFCRHFLGLTGPWLYPLRLAALSMLALALLEPVLPGLVGQDTILVGGSISLLLVLAVALARSREQASARYLSVALVLLILGAATAMLRTIGWVPVNAITNSGFYLGTAAASIFLTLVVGYRLVEERRRRLSATQRALEERRLRTRLEQDYDQLAASNRITRRPNRAIIEQTLAQLSPLDQPFVVGLLRLERYGEIERALGYQEAENLLRIYLTRLCRYLETHFSGQLILFRGHPVGTVDTFNHVFALRTDVGSIPWNDIRAWLEQTFNEEHYAFSWVGRLGLAYAPEHGTAGSELISRAGFAALSSDAIINVYDPYSEKKQNLQHFLILDLDQALRTGAIHLHYQPKVFVHDSRVIAYEALIRWDHPQHGRIRPDQWIPFAEQVGAIHGVTLWAIERAVQDLPMLEQQTGYAVTIAINISARDLARQDFHSEALAILDRHRVAPDQVMLEITETAVMGDVDRARQMLEKLSHAGFRIALDDFGTGYSSLSALASFSLDELKIDRSFLTDIHIDAVRQRIFHTAVELGEALDLRIVVEGVESAAVADWLQRYPGLCGQGYYWGRPAPLIPA; from the coding sequence ATGCCTGAGCCCCACAGCCCCAGGGTCCGAAAGTGGATCTGGCTACCGTTCGTGCTTTTTCTCGGGCTCGGTGTCTACGGGTTCCTGCTGAATCTGTCGCCGGCCCTGGGCGCTCACGCCCTTCCGCTGCAGCCATCGTCGCTGTTGCCCGAAACCGGCGACGATATCTTCCAGCCCCACATTGCCTTCCGCAAGGCCAACCTGGACCAGGTCCTGGCACACGACGACTGGCTCTCGGGCAGCGGCTGGCAAACCCTGCCCGATTTTCGTGAGGGCCTGGGCTACCTGCAATCGCCCGCCACCTTCCGCATCACGCTGCAGAACCCGGATCCCGAACCGCTCTCGTTGCTGCTGCAAATCGAGGCGCCCTCCCTGGACCGGGTCCGCGCCGTCGCCATTCCCGAGGACGGCCAGCCCGAGCGACTGCCGACGCTCGGCGACCAGGCCCCTTTCGCCGAGCGCATCGTCAAACTGCCGGAGCTGATCTGGCCCATCGTGCTGGGCGGACACAGTTACACCACCCTGCTTTTTGAGGTCAATAACGCCGGACCGACGCTGTTTCCCTTCAGCGTCACGCGCCCGGAGCACCTGCTCAGCGAAGTGGGCAGCCGGATTGCCTGGAAAGCTGCGCTCTACGGCGTCCTGCTGTTTGCCCTGGTGTTCGACATCGCCCTGCTGCTCACACTGCGCAGCATGGCCGCCGCCTGGCTCACCTGCCTGCTGACCAGCGTGCTGTTTACCCAGCTGTGCGTGGACGGCTTCGGGCTCTGGCTGATCTGGCCCAACATGCCGGCCCTGGGCAGCCTGCTGTCCCCCATGATCGCACTCAGCGCCGTGGCGCTGATCCGCTTCTGCCGGCACTTCCTGGGGCTCACCGGCCCCTGGCTCTACCCCCTGCGCCTTGCCGCCCTGAGCATGCTGGCGCTGGCCCTGCTGGAGCCCGTGCTCCCCGGGCTGGTGGGGCAGGACACCATCCTCGTGGGCGGCAGCATCAGCTTGCTGCTGGTTCTGGCCGTTGCCCTCGCCCGCTCCCGTGAGCAGGCCTCGGCGCGCTATCTCTCGGTAGCCCTGGTGCTGCTGATCCTGGGTGCGGCGACGGCCATGCTGCGCACCATTGGCTGGGTGCCGGTCAACGCCATCACCAATTCCGGTTTCTATCTGGGCACGGCCGCGGCGTCCATTTTCCTGACGCTGGTGGTCGGCTATCGTCTGGTCGAGGAGCGCCGGCGCCGCCTCAGCGCCACCCAGCGCGCCCTGGAAGAACGCCGCCTGCGCACGCGACTGGAGCAGGACTACGACCAACTGGCCGCCTCCAACCGCATCACCCGCCGCCCCAACCGCGCGATCATCGAGCAGACCCTGGCGCAGCTGTCGCCGCTGGACCAGCCCTTCGTGGTGGGTCTGTTGCGCCTGGAACGCTACGGCGAGATCGAGCGCGCGCTGGGCTACCAGGAGGCGGAAAACCTGCTGCGCATCTACCTGACCCGGCTGTGCCGATACCTGGAAACCCATTTCAGTGGCCAGCTGATCCTGTTCCGGGGCCACCCGGTGGGCACGGTGGACACCTTCAACCACGTCTTCGCCCTGCGCACCGACGTGGGCAGCATTCCCTGGAACGACATCCGCGCCTGGCTGGAGCAGACTTTCAACGAAGAACACTACGCGTTCAGTTGGGTGGGCCGGCTGGGGCTGGCCTACGCGCCGGAACACGGCACCGCCGGCAGCGAACTGATCTCCCGCGCCGGCTTCGCGGCCCTGTCCAGCGACGCCATCATCAACGTCTACGATCCGTATTCCGAGAAGAAACAGAACCTGCAGCACTTCCTGATCCTGGACCTGGACCAGGCCCTGCGCACCGGCGCCATCCACCTGCACTACCAGCCCAAGGTGTTCGTCCACGACAGCCGAGTCATCGCCTACGAGGCGCTGATCCGCTGGGACCATCCGCAGCACGGCCGCATCCGCCCGGACCAGTGGATTCCCTTCGCCGAACAGGTGGGCGCCATCCACGGCGTCACGCTCTGGGCCATCGAACGGGCGGTGCAGGATCTGCCGATGCTGGAGCAGCAGACCGGTTACGCGGTAACCATCGCCATCAACATTTCCGCCCGCGATCTGGCGCGACAGGACTTTCACAGCGAGGCGCTGGCAATCCTCGATCGCCACCGGGTAGCACCCGACCAGGTGATGCTGGAAATCACCGAAACCGCGGTCATGGGGGATGTGGACCGTGCCCGCCAGATGCTGGAGAAACTCAGCCACGCCGGCTTCCGCATCGCCCTGGACGACTTCGGTACCGGCTACTCCTCCCTCAGCGCCCTAGCCTCGTTCAGTCTGGACGAACTCAAGATCGACCGCAGTTTCCTGACCGACATCCACATCGACGCGGTGCGCCAGCGCATCTTCCACACCGCGGTGGAGCTGGGCGAAGCGCTGGATCTGCGCATCGTGGTGGAAGGTGTGGAATCGGCAGCGGTCGCCGACTGGCTGCAGCGCTACCCCGGCCTGTGCGGCCAGGGCTACTACTGGGGCCGGCCGGCACCGCTCATACCGGCCTGA